In a genomic window of Flavobacterium lipolyticum:
- a CDS encoding MlaE family ABC transporter permease, with protein MMLIRYLSQVGKYFLMLKEIFNKQTKWPVMRQLIFKEIDDLIIDSLGIVCFISFFVGGVVAIQTALNLTNPLIPKYLIGFATRQSVILEFAPTFISVIMAGKMGSFITSSIGTMRVTEQIDALEVMGVNSLNYLVFPKIIALLLYPFVIGISMFLGIFGGWLAGVYGGFTSSNDFIIGAQIEFIPFHIVYAFIKTLIFAMLLATIPSFHGYYMKGGALEVGKASTVSFVWTSVSIILFNYILTQLLLGS; from the coding sequence ATGATGCTAATTCGTTACTTATCCCAGGTTGGGAAATATTTTTTAATGCTGAAAGAGATTTTCAATAAACAGACCAAATGGCCTGTTATGCGACAATTAATTTTTAAAGAAATTGATGATTTAATTATTGACTCTCTGGGTATCGTTTGCTTTATCTCTTTCTTTGTTGGAGGTGTTGTTGCGATTCAAACGGCTTTAAACTTAACTAATCCTTTAATCCCAAAATATTTAATTGGTTTTGCTACACGTCAATCTGTGATTTTGGAGTTTGCTCCTACTTTTATTTCGGTAATTATGGCCGGAAAAATGGGATCCTTTATTACTTCAAGCATCGGAACTATGCGTGTTACAGAGCAAATCGATGCTTTGGAAGTTATGGGAGTAAACTCTCTTAACTATCTTGTTTTCCCTAAAATTATTGCTTTACTATTATATCCTTTTGTGATTGGAATCAGTATGTTCCTGGGGATTTTTGGTGGATGGCTGGCAGGTGTTTACGGAGGTTTTACGAGCAGCAATGACTTTATAATTGGAGCCCAAATAGAATTCATTCCTTTTCACATCGTTTATGCTTTTATTAAAACTCTAATATTTGCTATGCTGTTGGCTACCATTCCTTCTTTTCACGGTTATTATATGAAAGGCGGAGCACTAGAAGTAGGTAAGGCCAGTACGGTATCGTTTGTTTGGACCTCGGTTTCAATCATTCTTTTTAATTATATACTAACACAATTGTTACTAGGATCATGA
- a CDS encoding ABC transporter ATP-binding protein, protein MIEVKNLEKSFGDSKVLKGVSTVFETGKTNLIIGQSGSGKTVLLKSLLGIHTPDNGTIEFDGRVYSELDPDEKRELRTEIGMVFQGSALFDSMTVEENVAFPLKMFTNDNRAKIKERVDFVLERVNLIDAHKKLPSEISGGMQKRVAIARAIVNNPKYLFCDEPNSGLDPNTSTLIDNLIKEITEEYNITTVINTHDMNSVMEIGENIVFLKKGVKAWQGTKEEIFRTDNEAIVKFVYSSNLFKKVREAYLKG, encoded by the coding sequence ATGATAGAAGTAAAAAATTTAGAAAAATCATTTGGCGACAGCAAAGTTCTGAAAGGTGTTTCGACCGTTTTTGAAACTGGAAAAACGAACTTAATTATTGGACAAAGTGGATCCGGAAAGACTGTTTTATTAAAAAGCCTGTTAGGAATTCATACTCCTGATAATGGAACTATTGAATTTGATGGCCGCGTTTATTCAGAACTGGATCCGGATGAAAAAAGAGAATTAAGAACTGAAATCGGAATGGTTTTTCAGGGAAGTGCTTTATTTGATTCGATGACCGTTGAAGAAAATGTAGCATTCCCGTTAAAAATGTTTACTAACGACAACAGAGCTAAAATCAAAGAACGTGTTGATTTTGTTTTGGAAAGAGTAAACTTAATTGATGCCCATAAAAAATTACCGTCTGAAATTTCGGGAGGAATGCAGAAGCGTGTTGCAATTGCACGTGCTATTGTAAACAATCCGAAGTACTTATTTTGCGATGAACCCAACTCCGGTCTGGACCCCAATACTTCTACTCTGATTGATAATCTGATCAAAGAAATTACAGAAGAGTACAACATTACTACAGTTATTAATACTCACGATATGAACTCGGTAATGGAAATTGGTGAGAATATTGTATTCTTAAAAAAAGGAGTTAAAGCATGGCAGGGAACTAAAGAAGAAATCTTCAGAACAGATAACGAAGCCATTGTGAAATTCGTCTATTCTTCCAATCTGTTTAAAAAAGTACGCGAAGCCTATTTGAAAGGATAA
- a CDS encoding SprT-like domain-containing protein: MSETLAKYIPEHAVRPVFDLIVANQVHLKIVNERQTRHGDYRRGPSGKHEITVNASLNKYRFLITLIHEISHLVAFEKFGRNIKPHGNEWKFTFQRMMVPFIRPEIFPSTLLPLLARHFKNPSASSDTDTTLSLALKQYDSDNDKNYVFEIPYGSVFKIKNGKVFKKLAVRTKRFECIEISSGKTYLFNPNAEVELMQ, from the coding sequence TTGAGCGAAACTTTAGCTAAATATATACCGGAGCATGCTGTAAGGCCTGTTTTTGATTTGATTGTTGCCAATCAGGTTCATCTGAAAATCGTGAATGAGCGTCAGACGCGTCATGGGGATTACAGAAGAGGGCCTAGTGGTAAACATGAAATTACGGTGAATGCAAGTTTGAATAAATATCGTTTTCTGATCACGCTGATTCATGAAATTTCGCATTTAGTGGCGTTCGAAAAGTTTGGCAGAAATATTAAACCTCATGGAAATGAATGGAAGTTTACCTTTCAAAGAATGATGGTTCCTTTTATTCGTCCTGAGATTTTCCCAAGTACTTTATTGCCGTTATTGGCCCGGCATTTTAAGAATCCGTCAGCAAGTAGTGATACGGATACCACCTTGTCTTTGGCGTTAAAACAATACGATTCGGACAACGATAAGAACTATGTTTTTGAAATTCCCTATGGAAGTGTATTCAAGATTAAAAATGGTAAAGTATTCAAGAAATTGGCCGTTAGAACCAAACGTTTTGAATGTATCGAAATTAGCTCAGGAAAAACATACCTGTTCAATCCAAATGCCGAAGTGGAGTTAATGCAATAA
- a CDS encoding four helix bundle protein: protein MSESIIKIKSFELAVRGVNFYKYLISEKKEFIMSKQFLRSVTSVGANVREAINAQSKADFIHKLSISQKECDESLYWLELLRATDYVSILEFESMHNQCEEVLKIIKSILITSKKNLN, encoded by the coding sequence ATGAGTGAAAGTATTATTAAAATTAAAAGTTTTGAACTAGCAGTTAGAGGAGTTAATTTTTATAAATACTTAATTTCTGAAAAGAAAGAATTTATAATGAGTAAACAATTTTTACGTTCTGTTACTTCAGTAGGAGCAAATGTTCGTGAAGCTATTAATGCACAAAGCAAAGCTGATTTTATACATAAATTATCAATTTCTCAAAAAGAGTGTGACGAGTCACTGTATTGGTTAGAGCTTTTACGGGCAACTGATTATGTTTCGATTTTAGAGTTTGAATCCATGCACAATCAATGTGAGGAAGTGTTGAAAATTATCAAAAGCATCCTAATTACATCAAAAAAGAATCTGAACTAG
- a CDS encoding SDR family NAD(P)-dependent oxidoreductase gives MKNIIVTGTSRGIGYELALQFANAGHQVLAISRKTPQTLLEHQNISCLSIDLSDEAALQEVDQFLSSSWKRVDAVVHNAGALLLKPFAETTQSDFESIYKVNVFAVANLTRICLPYLQSGSHVITISSMGGVRGSLKFAGLATYSSSKGAVITLTELLAEEYKEKGISFNVLALGSVQTEMLNEAFPGYQAPISAEGMATYIYDFTLNGNKYFNGKVLEVSSTNP, from the coding sequence ATGAAAAATATTATTGTTACCGGAACCAGTCGTGGAATTGGTTACGAATTGGCATTGCAGTTTGCTAATGCAGGCCATCAGGTTTTGGCAATTTCGAGAAAAACACCTCAGACACTTTTGGAGCACCAAAACATTAGTTGTTTGTCAATAGATCTGTCTGATGAAGCAGCTTTACAAGAAGTAGATCAATTTCTTTCGTCTTCCTGGAAGAGAGTGGATGCAGTGGTTCACAACGCAGGTGCATTGTTGTTAAAGCCTTTTGCTGAAACCACTCAGTCCGATTTTGAGAGTATTTATAAAGTGAACGTTTTTGCGGTTGCCAACTTAACCCGTATTTGTCTTCCTTATCTTCAAAGTGGAAGTCATGTGATCACAATCAGTTCTATGGGCGGTGTAAGAGGAAGTCTGAAATTTGCAGGTTTAGCTACTTATAGTTCCAGTAAAGGAGCTGTAATTACTTTGACCGAATTACTGGCGGAAGAATATAAAGAAAAAGGAATTTCATTTAATGTTTTGGCACTGGGCTCCGTTCAGACCGAAATGCTAAATGAAGCTTTCCCGGGTTATCAGGCGCCAATATCTGCCGAAGGAATGGCAACCTACATTTATGATTTTACGCTCAACGGAAATAAATATTTTAACGGAAAGGTTTTAGAAGTTTCATCCACGAATCCGTAG
- a CDS encoding M20/M25/M40 family metallo-hydrolase, with translation MKKLYFLLPFVFLACKSNPVTVNTTSSTAVSKPIEVVYKVKESEVSDFLKELSSDEMEGRETGTKGIEKAAAFLENFLKKNHVGPYFTAYKDTLTNFKTPAYNIVGVIEGTDPVLKKEFVVLSAHYDHIGLEKKQQADVVFNGANDDASGVTAVAEMAKYFSETKSNKRSILVVFFAGEEKGLLGSKSLVQKLKKQNFNLYAQLNIEMIGVPMKRDYLAYITGFDKTNMAVKINEYTGKKTIGFLPKEAEYKLFYRSDNYSFYEAFKKPCQSISTFDFENFDFYHHVSDEFKVMDIPHMTSFIQEFLPAVTKIAITPAEEITMNK, from the coding sequence ATGAAAAAACTTTATTTTCTACTTCCTTTTGTTTTTCTGGCCTGTAAATCAAATCCCGTTACAGTAAACACTACATCTTCAACAGCTGTTTCAAAACCTATTGAAGTTGTCTATAAAGTAAAAGAATCTGAAGTTTCAGATTTTCTGAAAGAACTGTCTTCCGATGAGATGGAAGGTCGTGAAACAGGTACAAAAGGTATCGAAAAGGCAGCCGCTTTTTTAGAAAATTTTTTAAAAAAGAACCATGTGGGACCTTATTTTACTGCTTATAAAGACACATTGACCAACTTTAAAACACCAGCCTATAATATTGTGGGAGTGATAGAAGGAACCGATCCTGTGCTGAAAAAAGAATTCGTGGTCCTGAGTGCGCATTACGATCACATCGGATTAGAGAAAAAACAACAGGCAGACGTTGTTTTTAACGGAGCGAATGATGATGCGTCCGGAGTTACAGCAGTTGCAGAGATGGCAAAGTATTTTAGCGAAACAAAATCAAACAAACGCAGTATTCTTGTTGTGTTTTTTGCCGGAGAAGAAAAAGGACTGTTAGGTTCTAAAAGCCTCGTGCAAAAACTTAAAAAGCAAAATTTTAATTTATACGCACAATTGAATATCGAAATGATTGGTGTACCTATGAAACGGGATTATTTAGCCTATATTACCGGTTTTGATAAAACCAATATGGCTGTGAAAATAAATGAATACACGGGTAAAAAGACTATTGGTTTTTTACCAAAAGAAGCAGAATACAAGCTGTTTTATAGATCTGATAATTATTCTTTTTATGAGGCCTTCAAAAAGCCATGTCAGTCTATAAGTACTTTCGACTTCGAAAACTTCGACTTTTATCACCATGTTTCAGACGAATTTAAAGTAATGGATATTCCACATATGACTTCTTTTATTCAGGAGTTTCTGCCGGCAGTGACCAAAATTGCAATCACACCTGCAGAAGAAATTACGATGAATAAATAA
- a CDS encoding D-alanine--D-alanine ligase: protein MKLFFHKVTNWEYWPFKVLYVPIYFLWAYYAIKARSVFFFNASNPKIKNGGFIMESKKQIYDLLPRECYPNTILIKENTGLNNIVEKIVENRIYFPLIAKPDIGLRGSGVKKIRNVFELSEYAGKANFDFLLQDLIPFKNEVGIFYVRHPHEKEGKITGIVSKEFLIVTGDGISTIEGLICKTPRFQLQLDVLREEYGDQLQQVLKYGERVNLVPFGNHARGAKFLDGSDWITPKLTAMIDKIAKEVPEFYFGRFDIMYNTFEELERGEKFQVVELNGAASEPTHIYDPKHSVWFAWKELARHITYMYEISAANHKKGVPYLNYKVGIREYKLHLTQNSKIVNF from the coding sequence ATGAAACTATTTTTTCATAAAGTAACCAATTGGGAGTACTGGCCTTTTAAAGTGCTGTACGTTCCTATTTATTTCCTTTGGGCCTATTATGCCATCAAAGCAAGATCAGTATTCTTCTTTAATGCGTCTAATCCGAAGATAAAAAACGGCGGGTTTATAATGGAAAGTAAAAAACAAATTTATGATTTGCTTCCCAGAGAATGTTATCCCAATACTATTTTGATCAAAGAGAATACGGGGCTAAATAATATTGTAGAAAAAATAGTCGAAAACAGAATTTATTTTCCTTTAATTGCTAAACCTGATATCGGTTTAAGGGGGTCCGGTGTGAAAAAAATAAGAAATGTTTTTGAGTTGAGTGAATATGCCGGTAAAGCAAATTTTGATTTCTTATTGCAGGATTTGATTCCATTTAAAAATGAAGTTGGTATTTTTTACGTGCGTCATCCACACGAAAAAGAAGGCAAAATTACCGGAATTGTTTCGAAAGAATTTTTAATTGTTACCGGTGATGGAATCTCAACGATTGAAGGGTTAATCTGTAAAACGCCAAGATTTCAATTACAGCTTGATGTTTTAAGAGAGGAATACGGAGATCAGTTGCAACAGGTTTTGAAATATGGTGAAAGAGTAAATTTGGTTCCTTTCGGGAATCATGCTCGTGGCGCAAAATTTTTGGATGGGAGCGATTGGATCACGCCAAAGTTAACCGCAATGATTGATAAAATTGCTAAAGAGGTTCCGGAATTTTACTTTGGGCGTTTTGATATTATGTACAACACTTTCGAAGAATTAGAACGCGGAGAAAAGTTTCAGGTTGTAGAACTTAACGGGGCAGCCAGTGAACCCACGCATATTTACGATCCGAAACATTCTGTTTGGTTTGCCTGGAAAGAACTGGCAAGACACATCACTTATATGTATGAGATCAGTGCTGCGAATCATAAAAAGGGAGTCCCATATCTGAATTACAAAGTTGGAATCCGGGAATACAAACTGCATTTGACTCAGAACAGTAAGATTGTAAATTTTTAA
- a CDS encoding NRDE family protein — MCTVSFVNHNGVVMITSNRDEKVIRPEAIAPRNYCQNGKTIMYPKDSKAGGTWFAVDKNGTVLVLLNGGTEKHRISFLYRKSRGLIALDMISSLSPKDFWDEINLEDIEPFTLVLYQNEELYELIWDGLVKIKTLLESSKNHIWSSVTLYPPEIRKKRSNWFFEFLEGKDEIFSTDMLDFHKNTRNDDSENGLVINRENVLKTLSITQVVIKQNKGTMKYYDLIKTKEFSTSFISI; from the coding sequence ATGTGTACAGTAAGTTTCGTCAACCATAACGGAGTGGTAATGATTACTTCAAATCGGGATGAAAAAGTAATCCGTCCAGAAGCTATTGCACCCAGAAACTATTGCCAGAACGGTAAAACTATTATGTATCCAAAAGATTCAAAAGCGGGAGGGACGTGGTTTGCCGTAGATAAAAATGGAACTGTGCTGGTACTTTTGAATGGAGGTACAGAGAAGCATAGGATTTCATTTTTGTATAGAAAAAGCAGGGGACTGATTGCTCTCGATATGATTTCGAGTTTGTCGCCCAAGGATTTTTGGGATGAAATTAATCTGGAAGATATCGAACCGTTTACATTGGTTTTGTATCAGAATGAAGAATTGTACGAACTGATTTGGGATGGTCTGGTAAAAATTAAGACATTGTTGGAGAGTTCAAAGAATCACATCTGGTCATCGGTTACTTTGTACCCTCCGGAAATTAGAAAGAAACGCTCCAATTGGTTTTTTGAATTTTTAGAAGGTAAGGATGAAATCTTCTCTACCGATATGTTAGATTTTCATAAAAACACTCGGAATGATGATTCTGAAAACGGATTGGTCATTAATAGAGAAAATGTTTTGAAAACACTTAGCATCACTCAGGTTGTAATCAAGCAGAATAAAGGTACTATGAAGTATTACGATTTAATTAAAACAAAGGAGTTCTCGACTTCTTTTATAAGTATTTAA
- a CDS encoding DinB family protein: MLLKSIRHSLDELDDLLGQLTDADYARPCPALHNATIGEHLRHILEMFIGLEKGYNSGVVNYDNRERNIRMQTETAYAKELIAGIKADLKSENKTIYLEQVIDGLALRIQSNYYRELLYNLEHCIHHQALIKVAVMPFKDVLIHENFGVARSTIEYRKQCVQ, translated from the coding sequence ATGTTACTAAAATCAATACGCCACAGTTTAGATGAACTCGATGATCTGTTAGGTCAATTGACAGATGCAGATTATGCAAGACCTTGCCCTGCTCTCCATAATGCAACAATTGGCGAGCATTTACGACACATTCTGGAAATGTTTATAGGTCTGGAAAAGGGTTACAATTCAGGAGTTGTAAATTACGATAACCGCGAGAGAAATATTCGAATGCAAACGGAAACTGCTTATGCAAAAGAACTTATAGCGGGAATAAAAGCAGATTTGAAAAGTGAGAACAAAACCATTTATCTAGAACAGGTAATAGATGGGCTCGCTCTTAGAATTCAAAGCAATTATTACAGAGAATTGTTATACAATCTGGAGCATTGTATTCACCATCAGGCTTTGATCAAAGTGGCCGTTATGCCGTTTAAAGATGTTTTGATTCATGAGAATTTTGGGGTGGCCCGTTCCACTATAGAATACAGAAAACAATGTGTACAGTAA
- a CDS encoding DoxX family membrane protein, whose protein sequence is MEKSEKIIWALRIIAAGILLQTLFFKFSGAEESIYIFSTLGIEPYGRIGSGIAELVVAILILIPKTTWIGALGGCGVMAGAILSHLFVLGISVQNDGGLLFLLALITLLCCLGLLYFNKSKLFNLLNLK, encoded by the coding sequence ATGGAAAAATCAGAAAAAATAATCTGGGCTTTAAGGATTATAGCGGCTGGAATTTTGTTGCAAACCTTGTTTTTTAAATTCAGCGGAGCAGAAGAAAGTATTTATATTTTTTCGACTTTAGGAATTGAACCATACGGAAGAATTGGATCAGGAATAGCCGAATTGGTTGTTGCGATTTTAATTTTAATTCCAAAAACAACATGGATTGGAGCTTTGGGCGGATGTGGAGTGATGGCGGGTGCTATACTATCTCATTTATTTGTTTTGGGAATTTCAGTTCAGAATGATGGAGGCTTACTTTTTTTACTGGCCCTTATCACCTTATTATGTTGTTTAGGATTACTTTATTTCAATAAAAGTAAATTGTTTAATCTTCTAAATTTAAAATAG
- a CDS encoding YHS domain-containing (seleno)protein, whose protein sequence is MKKLLFFVLILVSGISFAQNDAKRLSQYNLENKVAIQGYDPVAYFSPGKAIKGKNELSASYQGVIYKFSSNENKQEFFKNPSKYEPQYGGWCAYALGSSGDKVEINPETFKIIDGKLYLFYNAYFNNTLKSWNKNQTNLKTQADENWKKINR, encoded by the coding sequence ATGAAAAAGCTGTTATTTTTTGTATTGATTTTGGTTTCGGGTATTTCATTTGCTCAGAATGATGCGAAAAGATTAAGTCAGTACAATCTGGAAAATAAAGTAGCGATTCAGGGCTACGATCCTGTGGCCTATTTTAGTCCGGGAAAAGCGATTAAAGGGAAGAATGAATTATCAGCTTCTTATCAGGGGGTGATTTATAAATTTTCTTCAAACGAAAATAAACAGGAATTTTTTAAAAATCCCTCAAAATATGAACCGCAATACGGAGGCTGGTGTGCCTATGCTCTGGGAAGTTCCGGAGATAAAGTGGAAATAAATCCGGAAACGTTTAAAATTATCGACGGTAAACTCTATTTGTTTTACAATGCCTATTTTAATAATACTTTGAAAAGCTGGAATAAAAATCAGACCAATCTGAAAACGCAGGCCGACGAGAACTGGAAAAAAATAAACAGGTAA
- a CDS encoding peroxiredoxin-like family protein codes for MKKVFFIALVALCTVATAQSSLPKMATDIAPLLIGEKIPNTTLKSVENAAVKISDLLEKKKTILVFYRGGWCPYCNMHLQALAEAEKQILDLGYQIIAISPDAPENLKITEEKDKVKYTLLSDSEGEFTKAIGIAYEAPENYKSVINVHSKGVNKSFLPVPSVFVVNPNGEIAFEYIAPDFKHRISTELLVSVLKNLK; via the coding sequence ATGAAAAAAGTATTTTTTATTGCTTTAGTAGCCTTATGTACTGTTGCTACTGCGCAAAGTTCGCTTCCTAAAATGGCGACCGATATTGCTCCTTTATTAATAGGAGAGAAAATTCCAAATACCACATTAAAATCAGTTGAAAATGCAGCAGTAAAAATCTCTGATTTGCTTGAAAAGAAAAAAACGATTTTAGTTTTCTATCGCGGTGGCTGGTGCCCTTATTGTAATATGCACCTGCAGGCGTTAGCTGAAGCAGAGAAACAAATTCTGGATCTTGGATATCAGATTATTGCAATAAGTCCTGATGCTCCGGAGAATTTAAAAATTACAGAAGAAAAAGATAAAGTAAAATATACTTTGCTTTCTGATTCTGAAGGAGAATTTACCAAAGCGATTGGAATTGCTTATGAAGCTCCTGAAAACTATAAATCAGTAATTAACGTACATTCTAAAGGAGTCAATAAAAGTTTCTTACCCGTTCCGTCAGTTTTTGTTGTGAATCCAAATGGTGAGATTGCATTCGAGTACATTGCTCCTGATTTTAAGCATCGCATTTCGACTGAATTACTCGTTTCAGTATTAAAAAACCTAAAATAA
- a CDS encoding Crp/Fnr family transcriptional regulator codes for MYEDLKYWYLRDHKLFRTLSYSQIKQLCIITGFKKASKGEIIYFSTSDLPRIFLLKKGNIKIVSIDEEGNETIKDIIQKGDLFGELTLETDAKNEEYAKVLSDDVAICSFLMSDFEDLLLRNPTLALSYTKFVGLKMKRIKNSYANLVSKDAKTRLYQFLKDWADKEGVAEGNSVTMENYLTQNDIAQIICTSRQTATQLLNEMETNELIHYNRKEIVIVDITKI; via the coding sequence ATGTACGAAGATTTAAAATACTGGTATTTGCGGGACCACAAATTGTTTCGAACTTTGAGTTACTCGCAGATCAAGCAATTGTGTATTATCACAGGTTTTAAAAAAGCGTCAAAAGGAGAGATTATTTACTTTTCTACTTCAGATTTACCCCGTATATTTTTACTCAAAAAAGGGAATATTAAAATCGTATCGATCGATGAAGAAGGTAATGAAACCATAAAAGACATCATTCAGAAAGGAGATTTATTTGGAGAACTGACTTTGGAAACGGATGCCAAGAATGAAGAATATGCAAAAGTACTTTCGGACGATGTTGCGATTTGTAGTTTCCTGATGTCAGATTTTGAAGATTTATTGTTGAGAAATCCAACGCTCGCACTTTCGTATACCAAATTTGTCGGTTTGAAAATGAAACGGATTAAAAACAGTTATGCCAATTTAGTTTCTAAAGATGCCAAAACCAGATTGTATCAGTTTCTTAAAGACTGGGCCGATAAGGAAGGAGTAGCGGAAGGGAATTCGGTAACGATGGAAAACTATTTGACCCAGAATGATATTGCACAAATTATTTGTACTTCAAGACAAACGGCAACCCAATTGTTGAACGAGATGGAAACGAATGAACTGATACATTACAATAGAAAAGAGATTGTTATTGTTGATATTACCAAAATCTAA
- a CDS encoding acyl-CoA dehydrogenase: MDFNLTEEHLMIQQAARDFAQNELLPGVIERDEKQIFPTEQIKKMGQLGFLGMMVDPKYGGSGLDAISYVIAMEEISKVDASASVVMSVNNSLVCWGLQEFGTEEQKQKYLPGLASGEIHGAFCLSEPEAGSDATSQKTTAVDMGDHYLVNGTKNWITNGNTASVYLVIAQTDPEKRHKGINALIMTKDMPGFSIGPKEQKMGIRGSDTHSLMFSDVKVPKENRIGEDGFGFKFAMKTLAGGRIGIASQALGIASGAYELALKYSKERKAFGTEICNHQAIAFKLADMAVNIEAARHLCMKAAWDKDQHKNYDVSGAMAKLFASQVAMDTAVEAVQIHGGNGYVKEYHVERLMRDAKITQIYEGTSEIQKIVISRAVIAG; encoded by the coding sequence ATGGATTTTAATCTTACCGAAGAACATTTAATGATTCAACAAGCTGCAAGAGATTTTGCTCAAAACGAATTGCTGCCGGGAGTTATTGAACGTGACGAAAAACAAATTTTTCCGACAGAACAAATAAAAAAAATGGGGCAATTAGGATTCCTGGGAATGATGGTTGATCCTAAATATGGAGGAAGCGGACTGGATGCCATTTCTTATGTAATTGCGATGGAAGAAATTTCAAAAGTAGATGCATCAGCTTCTGTAGTGATGTCTGTAAACAACTCATTAGTTTGTTGGGGACTGCAGGAATTTGGAACTGAAGAACAAAAACAAAAGTATTTACCAGGTTTAGCATCAGGAGAGATTCACGGAGCATTTTGTTTGAGTGAGCCTGAGGCGGGTAGTGATGCTACTTCACAAAAAACAACTGCGGTTGATATGGGAGATCACTATTTGGTAAACGGAACGAAAAACTGGATTACCAACGGAAATACAGCATCTGTTTATTTAGTGATTGCACAAACGGATCCGGAGAAAAGACACAAAGGAATCAACGCTTTGATCATGACGAAAGACATGCCAGGCTTTTCTATTGGGCCAAAAGAACAAAAAATGGGAATCCGTGGTTCTGATACACACTCTTTAATGTTTAGTGATGTAAAAGTTCCTAAAGAAAACAGAATCGGAGAAGACGGTTTCGGATTTAAATTTGCCATGAAAACGCTTGCCGGAGGGCGTATCGGAATTGCTTCTCAGGCTTTAGGAATTGCTTCAGGAGCTTATGAACTGGCTTTAAAATATTCTAAAGAGCGTAAAGCTTTTGGAACTGAAATTTGCAACCACCAGGCCATTGCTTTTAAATTGGCAGATATGGCGGTTAATATTGAAGCAGCACGTCATTTGTGTATGAAAGCAGCTTGGGATAAAGACCAACATAAAAATTATGATGTAAGTGGTGCGATGGCGAAATTGTTTGCATCGCAAGTAGCAATGGATACCGCTGTTGAAGCGGTTCAGATTCATGGAGGTAACGGTTACGTAAAAGAGTACCATGTAGAGCGTTTAATGCGTGATGCAAAAATTACTCAGATTTACGAAGGAACTTCAGAAATTCAGAAAATTGTAATTTCAAGAGCTGTTATTGCAGGATAA
- a CDS encoding chalcone isomerase family protein, whose amino-acid sequence MKKSLLLLTFLFSIQFSTVSAQTQLDVNGVTVPRKIEFQGKTLQLNGAGGRSKMWLEVYVQALYLSQLSQDPQFIIDSDTEMAIRIEITSSMVSSSKLTKAMNAGFEKSTGSNLTQLRPRIEEFKTFLSDMITEKDVFVLAYNPLDQTVNVYKNEVLKGKIPGFDFKKALFGIWLSDKPVDETLKKHLLGI is encoded by the coding sequence ATGAAAAAAAGTTTACTTCTACTTACATTCCTTTTTAGTATACAATTCTCAACCGTTTCAGCCCAGACTCAGCTTGATGTGAATGGCGTAACAGTTCCAAGAAAAATTGAATTTCAAGGCAAAACTTTACAGCTTAATGGTGCTGGAGGCCGATCAAAAATGTGGTTGGAAGTTTATGTTCAGGCCTTATATTTATCGCAGCTAAGTCAGGATCCACAATTTATTATTGACAGCGATACCGAAATGGCAATCCGAATTGAAATTACCTCTTCAATGGTTTCTTCAAGTAAACTGACCAAAGCGATGAATGCCGGTTTCGAAAAATCTACGGGAAGCAATCTTACGCAATTACGTCCCCGAATCGAAGAATTTAAAACTTTTTTAAGTGACATGATTACTGAAAAAGATGTATTTGTTCTTGCTTATAATCCGCTTGATCAAACAGTCAATGTTTACAAAAATGAAGTTTTGAAAGGAAAAATTCCTGGATTTGATTTCAAAAAAGCATTATTCGGAATCTGGCTTTCAGACAAACCCGTTGATGAGACATTAAAAAAACACTTATTAGGAATCTAA